From one Cucurbita pepo subsp. pepo cultivar mu-cu-16 chromosome LG17, ASM280686v2, whole genome shotgun sequence genomic stretch:
- the LOC111779312 gene encoding protein SIEVE ELEMENT OCCLUSION B-like has protein sequence MSLSVPNNPIASLHHPKLSTSTKDDQSVRHLSDNTVTGHIYTKHREDDSVKIDVDNYIALVESIITTADRITETVTHGTEGRLIFSDDFLKVNAVDPPLCTLHKVSSQLSCKAPGIEQAHKTTLDILDILVSYSWEAKAVLTLTAFATEYGDIWHLNHYSSLDPLAKSLSMIKRVPLLKKQLEGMKYRQVLVSPNSLIYSCLRAMKYITQLKNFAKYDTKELSVLSSVLRQIPLVSYWIIHIIVAARIEISSYLNETEGQSQKYLNELAEKINSILDTLENHLNTIRIEQEEIDLYRWLVDHIDNFPTELTLVVPKLIEGKVEAKPFIDGSTGLQVSVEDALRDKNVILLISGLDISDDDIRAVDLVYNEVRKEDKYKIVWIPVAPEHSLEHSQEEEKEARKKYEYLSSLMKWYIVPYTTKIAGWRYLEENWQLRQDPLVVVMNSQSRIEFRNAIHLIRVWGTEAIPFTNGRTHALLEKNWPESTLLKFIEQPRLRSWVNQDRTIIFYGGKDPNWIQQFEEKVVEIKNDPYIKEKGNTFEIVRVGKKINEVNDYTLTPRFWITQWGYFVIKSQIKGSSAAETTEDILRLISYENENGWAVLSVGSAPLLVGRGNLILGVLEDFNKWKRTLNIKAFPDAFKDYFNELNLKFHTCERMTLPGFSGWIPMIVNCPECPRFMETGISFKCNHGRSEL, from the exons ATGTCTCTATCCGTTCCCAACAACCCCATTGCTTCATTGCACCATCCAAAGCTTTCAACCTCCACCAAGGACGACCAAAGCGTAAGACACTTATCCGACAACACCGTGACCGGCCACATCTATACCAAACATCGTGAGGACGATAGTGTCAAGATCGACGTCGATAATTACATTGCACTCGTTGAAAGTATCATCACAACTGCTGATCGAATCACCGAAACTGTTACTCAC GGCACCGAGGGCCGTTTGATATTCTCAGATGATTTCTTGAAGGTCAATGCTGTTGATCCACCACTTTGCACCCTTCACAAAGTGTCAAGCCAG CTGTCATGCAAAGCTCCAGGTATAGAACAAGCGCACAAAACAACCCTTGACATTCTTGACATATTGGTAAGCTACTCATGGGAGGCCAAAGCAGTGCTAACATTGACTGCTTTTGCCACTGAATATGGAGACATATGGCACCTCAACCATTACTCATCGTTGGATCCACTCGCAAAATCATTGTCAATGATTAAGCGAGTTCCTTTGTTGAAGAAGCAATTGGAGGGTATGAAGTACCGGCAAGTGCTTGTTAGCCCCAACAGTTTGATCTACAGCTGCTTGCGGGCCATGAAATACATTACCCAACTCAAGAATTTCGCCAAATATGATACCAAAGAACTCTCCGTGTTATCTTCCGTTCTTCGCCAAATTCCTTTGGTTTCCTATTGGATTATTCACATTATCGTTGCTGCCCgaattgaaatttcaagttactTGAATGAGACCGA GGGTCAATCACAAAAGTATCTAAACGAGTTGGCCGAAAAAATCAACTCTATACTTGATACACTTGAAAATCATCTCAACACTATTCGAATAGAACAAG AGGAGATTGATCTTTATAGATGGCTTGTGGATCACATTGATAATTTTCCCACTGAGTTAACCTTAGTTGTGCCTAAGCTTATTGAAGGCAAGGTCGAGGCAAAGCCTTTCATAGATGGTTCTACTGGATTGCAG GTTAGTGTTGAAGATGCTTTGAGAGACAAGAACGTGATCTTGTTAATTTCTGGATTAGATATCTCGGATGATGATATTAGAGCCGTTGATTTAGTTTACAATGAAGTGAGAAAGGAGGATAAATATAAGATTGTTTGGATTCCAGTTGCTCCTGAACATTCTCTTGAACATTctcaagaagaagagaaagaagctcgaaagaaatATGAGTACTTAAGCTCTTTAATGAAGTGGTACATTGTGCCATACACAACAAAGATTGCAGGTTGGAGGTATCTTGAGGAGAATTGGCAACTTAGACAAGACCCATTGGTTGTTGTTATGAACTCCCAATCGAGAATTGAATTTAGAAATGCAATCCATTTAATCCGAGTTTGGGGAACTGAAGCCATTCCGTTCACGAATGGAAGAACTCATGCTTTATTGGAGAAGAATTGGCCTGAGTCCACCcttctaaaatttattgagCAACCAAGATTGCGAAGTTGG GTCAATCAAGATAGGACCATCATATTTTATGGAGGAAAAGATCCTAATTGGATCCAACAGTTCGAAGAGAAAGTAGTAGAAATTAAGAACGACccatatattaaagaaaaaggaaatacatttgaaattGTTCGTGTGggaaagaaaatcaatgaGGTGAATGATTATACATTGACACCTCGTTTTTGGATCACACAATGGGGTTACTTCGTAATCAAGAGTCAAATAAAAGGTTCAAGTGCGGCTGAAACAACGGAAGATATTTTACGACTAATAtcttatgaaaatgaaaatggttgGGCAGTTTTATCAGTTGGCTCAGCTCCATTGCTCGTAGGTCGAGGCAATTTGATTTTGGGAGTTCTCGAAGATTTTAACAAATGGAAAAGAACTTTGAACATAAAAGCCTTCCCAGATGCCTTTAAAGACTACTTCAACGAGTTAAATCTCAAATTTCACACTTGTGAAAGAATGACACTTCCTGGATTTAGTGGATGGATTCCAATGATAGTAAACTGTCCTGAATGTCCTCGCTTCATGGAGACTGGTATAAGCTTCAAGTGTAACCATGGGCGCTCTGAGCTCTAA